From the genome of Segatella hominis, one region includes:
- a CDS encoding response regulator transcription factor — MKEEMKKQQIGRQIPAFAIVESNTLAVMGLRQLLESAIPSAQIQAFGTFGELQASNPEHFIHFFVSMHIVLANRNFFLNFKHKTIVLTPSNDPMSQLNDFHCLCVNVSEGILIKELISLQKKGHPHGEYLPETLEHTQEKTLTDREIEVLSLVAKGKINKEIADLLCIGLTTVITHRKNIQEKLGIKSVSALTIYAVMHGFVDINHI, encoded by the coding sequence ATGAAAGAAGAAATGAAGAAACAACAAATTGGCAGACAAATACCAGCGTTTGCTATAGTAGAAAGCAACACGTTGGCAGTAATGGGACTCAGGCAATTGCTCGAGTCTGCCATCCCCTCTGCACAAATTCAGGCATTTGGCACATTTGGTGAATTGCAAGCTTCCAATCCAGAGCATTTCATCCACTTTTTTGTATCTATGCATATTGTACTCGCTAATCGAAATTTCTTCTTGAATTTTAAACATAAGACCATCGTCCTCACTCCCAGCAATGATCCTATGTCACAACTGAATGATTTCCATTGTCTTTGCGTCAATGTATCAGAAGGAATACTCATCAAAGAACTCATCAGTTTACAAAAAAAAGGACATCCTCATGGAGAGTATTTGCCAGAAACATTGGAGCATACACAGGAAAAAACACTCACCGACCGGGAAATTGAGGTACTTTCATTGGTGGCAAAAGGAAAGATTAACAAAGAAATTGCCGACCTCCTATGTATCGGATTGACAACTGTGATAACACATCGAAAGAATATTCAAGAAAAATTAGGTATCAAATCGGTATCTGCTCTTACCATTTATGCTGTCATGCACGGTTTTGTGGATATCAATCATATATAA
- a CDS encoding LuxR C-terminal-related transcriptional regulator, translating to MKNQKMYEADDKMISIIRDNYNILQSLGSFGINLGFGDKTVEEVCAEQGVDTYTFLAVVNYAMNGYKEYDNAERLSLSTLLHYLKASHAYYIDFQLPFIRKELVEALDENDNLARLILKLYDEYAHSIINHMKYEEKSVFPYVQSLIESNPLADFNIETFSKHHVQVDQKLKELKNIIIKYLPSDGLHNNQLSATLYDIYNNEEWLRHHSEVEEEIFIPAVRNAERKLKQNDVSAKISNMISQTPQNDEQLSDREKDVIVALVQGMTNKEIADHLYISINTVITHRRNIARKLQIHSPAGLTIYAIVNNLVDISTVKL from the coding sequence ATGAAAAATCAAAAGATGTATGAAGCTGATGATAAGATGATCAGCATCATTAGAGACAATTATAACATCTTGCAGAGTCTTGGTAGCTTCGGCATCAATCTGGGATTCGGCGACAAGACGGTAGAAGAGGTATGCGCGGAACAGGGAGTGGATACTTATACTTTCTTGGCTGTAGTTAACTACGCTATGAATGGGTATAAGGAATATGATAATGCTGAACGTTTGTCCTTGTCAACTTTGTTGCATTATCTCAAGGCTTCTCATGCTTATTACATTGATTTTCAATTACCTTTCATCCGTAAGGAATTGGTTGAGGCTTTGGATGAAAATGACAATTTAGCGCGTCTCATCCTCAAACTTTATGATGAATATGCTCATAGTATCATCAATCACATGAAGTATGAGGAAAAGTCGGTATTCCCTTATGTACAGTCACTTATAGAGAGTAATCCACTTGCTGATTTCAATATAGAAACGTTCTCCAAGCATCATGTTCAGGTGGACCAGAAGCTTAAGGAATTAAAAAATATCATCATCAAATATCTTCCTTCTGATGGGTTGCACAATAATCAGCTAAGTGCTACACTTTATGATATATACAATAATGAGGAATGGCTCAGGCACCACTCTGAAGTGGAGGAAGAAATCTTTATTCCTGCCGTAAGAAATGCAGAACGGAAGTTGAAACAGAATGATGTAAGTGCGAAGATTTCTAATATGATATCCCAGACTCCACAGAATGACGAACAGTTGAGTGATCGCGAGAAGGATGTCATTGTAGCTTTGGTTCAAGGTATGACCAATAAGGAGATAGCTGATCATCTCTATATCTCTATTAATACAGTGATTACGCATCGAAGAAATATAGCACGAAAGCTTCAGATTCATTCACCAGCAGGTCTTACCATCTATGCGATAGTGAATAATCTCGTAGATATTTCAACGGTCAAACTATAA